AGTAGCCAGTAGGGGGAGCTAAATAATCATTCATCTATCTtgtcagggtcactgggggcctggagcctatcccaggcagcgcatgcacaaggctggggtacagtctGGGTGGGATGTGAAttcattacagggcacatacacagtcatGCACTGCAGGCAAtacagagatgccagttagccgAGTGCAGAGTGCAGCTCACTGGGTTCGGAACCCTGAGCCCATGACTGTGAGCAGAGCTGGACAGGCCGTCTGGCATACTGGGTATTTTCCCAATGGCCCAATGGGTATGTGGGCTGGTAAAATTTATCGTGGGGGACCCCAATGTCCAGGGcggatttttaatcccagtccagcacTGGCTGGCAAAGTAATCACAAGATAAAGTACTTCATTACTGCTTCATTTtctatgttttaatgtttttcataCCTTTCATAACACCAGGAAGATGGTTAAGGTACATTTCATAGGATCTGACTGGGTAACATTAGAAGTCAGCAAACACtatggatgttttttctttcgCTCTATGATTCCCACTGTGACTGTTTAGAGGAAGAAAGACTGAGTGTGTGATTAATGTGCTGAGACGGCcccactccagtcctggggggcctgcTGTATTACCTAAGCGTGATGTAAGCGTCAGAAGCAAAGGGCCCAGTTAGcagcaagctgccccccccaatCAAAGGTGTCAATACAGAGATTACACAGAGCGCAGGTGATGCAACAGCCTGACCTCTTGCATGTGCTGAGAGCAGGGAAGGTAGGATCAGGTGCAGAGAGGCAGAAATGGGTGTGGGGAGTTTCTCTGTGTACATCCTTCATGGGGGGTGAGCTATTAGAGAAGCTCGTGGTACTCAAGGTCTGAAGGCCTAGCGAAGGTAAAACAAGAAATCTGACTGTAGTTTTCATTTATAAAGAAACTcatgaaaaaataaactgagAAAAACAGAGGCCAGATGAGGAAGGTGAAGGACTGACAGGGAACCACCACATCCTGGGTGTAACTTTCCAACCCTTGGATTTTACTAAATGTTGACTTGGAATTCTCTGTTTACTCCAATCAAAATTAAATAATCCATTAGTCTGCTCTTTTTATGGCTGTAGGCCTCTTGTGTGACGTCTTTAGTGCTGGGGATTTGCTTTGTTTTCTATGTTAATCTATGGTTATTGTAGTGGCACTTAGCTAAGAGACAGTCTGTGCACTTTAGAGTGCAGGTATAATTGAAAATTATTGCTAAGGTGCATTACACAGAATTCTCTTAACAAATATTTTTCGGAGTGCTGGAAAGATAAGACTCACTTCACTTTATTGTGTAATGTTTCCAAAAACAAATTAAGagttaaaatgcaaaataaaatttaaaaaatcaaacaGCTATTTCGGCTATTTTTAAACAGGACATTAAGTACatcatgtatgtttttatgGTAATATGAGACTGAAATATGTGCTGAATCTATGAAAAATTAACTTTCAGAAAAAACCTTTGTATTTGAGGAATGTGCAGCAAAAATCTTTAAAGATATAATGAGTTTCAATGTCTTTTGAAACCACGGGTAAAACAGTCCGTAGATTATAGGATTTAACGTGGAATTAAAATAACCCAGCCAGAAAAACACTTCATAAAGAACAGGAGGAGTTGCAAAGTCAATATAGGGGTCGAGTATAGAGGTGACAAAGAAAGGCATCCAGCAGAGTATGAAGGCGCCTACAACAATGCCAAGGGTCTTTGCAGCCTTTCGCTCTGAGCTGTGAGTTTTCCTCTTCCCATTTTTCTGTTTAAAACGTGGCTGCTGATTCATATCTCCAAGCTGTCTGACATGTTGTCTGGCTACCAGAAATATTTTAGCATAAAGGCCAATCATTACTGAACATGGCAGGAAAAATCCAATCACAGTGTTTGGGGTGCTCCACTGTGCGTTGACCAGAAGGATGCAGCTCCCCAAGCAATTTATGGAAGTGATGTATTCATCTAGGCCTGTCACACTGCCCTTAGAGTAAAGGAGACCACAGGAGTAAGAAGCAGCTGCAGCCCAGCTCAACGCTACCATCAGCCAAGCCACAGGAATGGTCACTGTGTCATGGTACCGCAGAGGATTGCAAACTGCCTGGTATCGATCAACCGCAATGGAAATCAGGTGAAAGACTGAAACACATGAGAGGAACAAGTCGTAAGTTGAGTGCAATGAGCAGAAAGAATCTCCAAAGTACCAGCAGCCCTCCACTGATCTGATCATGCTGAAGGGCATCACGACGACCCCCAGAAGCAGGTCGACCAGGGCCAGTGACATCACCAGCATGTTGGTCGGTGTGTGCAGTTGCTTGAAGTGCGCGATGGAGATGATGACCACCAGGTTCCCTGTGATGGTCATGGTCATCCCCGACACAAAAATCATGTACAAGGCAAACCTGGCAAATCCAGAGTAGCTACTTTTAACACACGTTCCATTAGCTGCTGGATAGCAGTACTGGTATGTTTCCAGCTCTAGtgaaatgttcatttctctgtcacaaagcaacaacaaaataaaacagcgtAGAGCTGTTGTCTTATAAGACCCTGCAATTGGCTGACATCCTTTCCAGGGtgtttctctgccttgtgccctgggcTTCCTGGGTTGGCTCCAAGCAAACACTGCAACcctctactggataagcagttatggatgatGAATGATGAGATGGTTCCTTAAAGGTGATGTGTCTTGCATCCTTTGAACATGCTCAGTGGTTTTCCTTTGGAAAGAACTTTATTTATGTACTTGAACACCCCCTTTGAGACAAGCAAACCTATTACAGCAGGTCACGCAATATGCAGATGGGAATTTTTCTTTCatctaatataaatatatttgcatatagtAGGCATGGGAACAAGTGCCTGCCATAATTATCTGTGTGATATACAGCATGACTCAGCATATCGACAAAGGAAGTAGAAACCAGTTGTTTTCTTTATGAGAGatgatttaaattatttaatttaatttatgtcTTAAGTACAGTCTATATTAGATGTTAGTGTAAAGGAGTTAATGCCAATATAAACTGAAACACTGAGCAGAAGAGACATGCAAAGTGAACTGATTGCTTAGAGTTTTGTcaaaagtattttgtgtttctccAGCATGTTCCCACAGGTCTGAAGGTGActgtgttgccatggaaactggGAGCTGTATTGATTATGAACAGAAAGGAACACAGGAACATGGCAGAAATTCTTACCATTAGAGAATATATTGGCACTACTCTGTGTTAACAAGATATTTATGCATCATACTGATCAGCAAAGCACAGTAAAGAGAAACGGTTAtatttgaaattaaattttGGTTATTACATATTCATTATAAAAGCTAGCCTACCATGAAGTCATGTACTGTACTATAAAAATTAGGCTTTGACGTCAGTACTTAGTGCAGGTGATAGCAGTAATGTACCATAAATAGTTGGTCAAGACAATATTGTATTACTCAGTAGCCAGTAGGGGGAGCTAAATAATCATCACACTTTGGTCCTTAAGCTGTTACTGTGTCGTGTATGTGACTCGTCCTGCAGACTTTCTGTTCTAACCATTACTGTAGTGCTGCCACTTTAACTCAGTAATGAGAATGTTTCTGTATGAATAATGAACACAGGTGCCACTTCTGAAACATTAATAAACGTACATGAAAAAGACTATTacataaaaaatgaatgaatgaatattagGCATACAAAGATTAAACGCAAATCAgttaaaaatcgatgtaaatgtatgacgatttaaaccagctgatgtggaaaatgaattgctactttaggagtacttAACGGTACTTTACTTAACGGAAAATCTGGGCGGGAATGCATAAAAtttctcagagtaaaatttcactcttaaatgcgtcacaattctaagagtgacgtgattttgctcctactctCAGATTTAAGAATAAGTGGCAAacataaacattcttaagtgttaagacttggtatcagctcctaaattatttaagagagctggagaggactcctaaACCAGTTGCACGATGGCAGCAGCACTACGCGCACGAAGACGGAGACCGAgaaaagagtaagaaaggacGTACTGCAGACGTACGACAATAATGAATTGATAAAAAGGTACAGGCTCGATCATGAGGGCATTCTTTTTGTTACCAACCTAATTAGGAAACGGGTACAATCTCCTACGTTACCTaaaaaaatgcacttacagttgaactgaaggtgataatgactctacgtttttggcaactggaaaaatataataataataaatattattattatctattatagcgagggtcataagagcaatataagtaatgacacaaacctgtagcttgcatgcttgttttataaactgtgatttcctttcgcgagGTCGATAAAACATTATACCACCTTTTTCACATTCAGGTGCTGAACGCGTTGCCCGAGGTGACGTAGCATTTACGGAGCTTGCAATAGCCTCCTAAGCTTTTTTTATCCGtgcttgtaacagctgggccaaactttcctcgcactacttccttccatttaagcaccaactgtgccaaaagaaccgtTTCGTTTGTCGTCCAGTTTAGTTTTCTTTTAGAatccaatgtcttgctatgagttTTGCGTTTGACCCATACAGTAATTTATACCACATGtgcatctattagtggaaattgattggtgGTGTGCTAGGTAAATTTTCGTACAACCACTTAAAGGTATGATCACAGAACggtatgttgtataaagctgtacattaacggtttaatgtcactaatatattcaccgtgcagctcctctattggttgaactcagtatttggggcgagatttttttttactcttaagtccaagtgtacgaccattcttaagatcattcttaggaagttttatgcataccggccctggTGTAATATTACGTTTGATTTCACGTCAGTTCgacgtcagatgtcactgcgtatGCACGTCGACGTCGTAcgttagtttttggttttgaccgaacGCGAGATGGCGAGCTaatttgaaattgaggacaCCTGGacacccccaaccccgccccgaTCTTAAGTCGGCGGTATGGCAGCATTTTATctttccggtaatcacaaacgaaaacggcgagaaaagcacagacaagacaaaaagctacgtgcaaacattgtaaaagactgataacatacacaaatagcacaaaGAACATGATTCAACATGTCCACCACAGTGAGCTCAGTTCACCACCGCCAGAGCGAatattattaaaagggcaaaccacgcaaaaaagctgcacatgcaagccttagtttatttcGTACTTCTTTATATTATGtccaccttcataatgcattcatagaatattcataagcagcatgcaggtataccttaacatcctaacatcccttaacagctttaatatatgttaataacaaacattatgatTATACAactataatgtttattattatataatgtttgttatttttgtatattatagctgttaagggaggttaggatgttaaggtatacatacatgatgtttatgaatgatttctgaatatttaatgaatatattatgaaggtgtactgaacgttttatgaatgcaatataaaagcattatgtaggtgcagttaatgtaaagcgttaccgtttattatttgaagatttttttatgtattttgattTGGGTATCAGtgttttattcaatttcagttgcactgttaagaaagAGGACACGTTTTacacagtttagaaagataaataaaggaatattttaaaatatatttgtctgcagctcattctgttaaaaaatcgTGAGAAAATCGCATCCTGAACTCAGAATCGTAAGTTGAGTGTATTGTTACATACCTAATGAATATATATTACCATAAATGTCTTATTAGAAATGACAACCAACACCAAAAAACATGTGGATGGTGACAGTTGTGGTTGTGGTTTAACTTCTTATCAAGTTAAAATGTCCTGCCAACCTGCAGAGACTGTCAGGCATGAGATGGTTAACCATGTTAttaattgtattattttacagtGTCCATTGCTGAGTTGGTGCAATTTTATTTTGAGACATAACACAAGCACATTCTACAGGGGGTCGTTTTTTTAATCTAAGTACAGAATgcaacaatatatatatatatatatatatatatatatatatatatatttaaaataacagaATAGAAATGTTGAAGTTTCTtaaactttaaatatttaacatttcaaaCCTTCAAAAATCATCAGCCTGCTCTTTTTATATGTTTATGCCTCTTGTCTCACGTCTGGGGATTTGCATTGTTTCCTATGTTAAGTTAGCATTAGCGTTAGGATAGTGCAGTGCTGTAAATCAGTCAGTACACTTTACAGTGcaactataacttgaaattatTGCTAAGGTGTATAACACATAATTGTATAAACAGAGAGTGTTCAGAGTGCTTGAAAGATAAGACTGTTTTCACTATATTACGTAATGttaccaaaaataaacaaagaggTACAACacaaaaaactaacaaaaaatgtatcaaaCAGCTACTTCTGCTATTTTAAAACAAGAATTTAAGTACACTCTGCAtgtatatatggtaaatatgaTACAGAAATATGTGGTGGATTTATGAATAAATCAACTTTCAGGAAAAAACATTTGTATTTGAGGAATGTGCAGCAAAAATCTTTAAAGATATAATGAGTTTCAATGACTTTTGAAACCATGGGTAAAACAGTCCATAGATTATAGGATTCAAAGTAGAATTAAAATACCCCAGCCAGATAAAACCTTCATAAAGAACAGGAGGAGTTGCAAAGTCAGTATAGGGGTCGAGTACAGAGGTGACAAAGAAAGGCATCCAGCAGAGTATGAAGGCGCCTACAACAATGCCAAGGGTCTTTGCAGCCTTTCGCTCTGAGCTGTGAGTTTTCCTCTTTCCATTTTCTTGTTTAAAACAAGGCTGCTGACTCGTACCTCCAAGTTGTCTGACATGTTGTCTGGCTATGAGAAATATTTTAGCATAAAGGCCAACGATTATTGAACATGGCAGGAAAAATCCAATCAGAGTGTTTAGGGTGCTCCATAGCACATTAAGCAGAAGGATGCAGCTCCCCAAGCAATTTATGGAAGTGATGTATCCATCTAGGCCTGTCACACTGCCCTTAGAGTAAAGGAGACCGTAGGAGTAAGAAGCAGCTGCAGCCCAGCTTAATGCTACCATCAGCCAAGCCACAGGAATGGTCAATGTGTCATGGTACCGCAGAGGATTGCAAACTGCCTGGTATCGATCAACTGCAATAGAAGTCAGGTGAAATATTGAAACGTTTGAGAGGAAAATGTCAACAGTGGAGTGTAATGAGCAGAAGGTATCTCCGAAGTACCAGCAGCCTTCCACTGATCTGATCATGCTGAAGGGCATCACGACGGCCCCCAGAAGCAGGTCAGCCAGGGCCAGTGACATCACCAGCATGTTGGTCGGTGTGTGCAGCTGCTTGAAGTGCGCGATGGAGATGATGACCACCAGGTTCCCCGTGATGGTCACGGTCATCCCCGACACAAAAAACACGTACAAGGCAAACCTGGCAAATCCAGAGTAGCTACTTTTAACACACGTTCCATTAACTGCTGGATAGCAGTACTGGTATGTTTCCAGCTCTAGCGAAATGTTCATTTCTCTGTCACAaagcaacaacaaaataaaacagcgtAGAGCTATTGTCATATAAGGCCCTACAATTGGCTGCCGTCCTTTCCAGGGTGTTtctcagccttgtgccctgggcTTCCTGGGTTGGCTCCAAGCAAACACTGCAATCCTCTACTGGATAAGAAGTTGTGGATGATGATTGGAGAGATGGTTTCTTAAAGGTGATGTGTTTTGCATCCTTTGAACATgctcagtgtttttcttttggaaaGAACTTTATTTATGCACTTGAACATCCCCTTTGAGACAAGCAAACCTATTACTGCAGGTCACGCAATATGCAGACGGGAATTATTGTTTCatctaatataaatatatttgcatatagtAGGCATGGGGACAAGTGCCTGCCATGATTATGTGTGTGATATACAGCATGACTCAGTAGATTGTCAAAGGCAGTAGAAGCCAGTACTTTTCTTTCTTAGAGATGAGTttaaatttgtatattttatgtcCAGTTTGTGTTAGGTGATAAAGTCTACGTGTTCATGccaatatatatttatagacttAACAGAGAGACATGAAAAGTGGACTGATTGCTCAGAGTTTTGTcaaaagtattttgtgtttgtccAGCGTTTTTCCACAGGTGTGAAGGTGActgtgttgccatggaaactggGAGATGGGATTATGAACAGAAAGGTCCTGGTTACCTGAGAATACAGTCACAACACAGGAACATGGCAGAAATTTTTACCGATGAGAGTATCAAAGTGTATCATCActactttttactttttaacGAGACATACTGATCAGAACACAAAACAGTAAAGAAaatcaattacattttaaagtaaatgttggtaataaaatatttattttaaaaggtaGTATAATATAAAGtcatgttttataaaaatgtagaCCTTAATGCTGTGTATAGGAATAACAAATTGTGAAAAATACTCAGTAGCCAGTAGGGGGAGCTAAATAATCATTCATCTATCATCCAcactcctggtcagggtcactgggggcctggagcctatcccaggcagcgcatgcacaaggctggggtacagtctGGGCGGGATGTGAAttcattacagggcacatacacagtcatGCACTGCAGGCAAtacagagatgccagttagccgAGTGCAGAGTGCAGCTCACTGGGTTCGGAACCTGAGCCCACGACTGTGAGCAGAGCTGGACAGGCCGTCTGGCATAACGGGTATTTTCCTGATGGCCCAATGGGTATGTGGGCTGGCGAAATTTATCTTGGGGGACCCCAATGTCTAGGGTCGAGTTTTAATCCCAGTCAGGActggctggcagagtaatcataccacGACAAACCATTTTGCTCATTATGAGATAGCGAACAACATACAGATCAAATAAGGATATTTACATTAGAGTGAAACTCAGTAATTTAGTAGTTTTGTCTTTTTGAGATGGACAAGATTACTTCTTTGGTTTCTTTTCTGATTAAACACAATattgtaaataaatatgtgaaataaaCATATATTAGTCTTATTGCTGTCATGTTACCAGATTATATTAACAAGAATCCAGGTTGTCTGTTTCAGTTTATAACATCATAACATTTTTGATTTGATGTGTGAAGTCAGCATAAAGCCATAGAAGCTAAAGATATGCTAAAGTACTTCATTACTACTTTATTTTCTatgttgtaatgtattttataccTTTTATAACCGCAGGAAGATGGTTAAGGTACATTTCATAGGATATGACTGGGTAACATTAGAAGTCAGCAAACACTATGGATGTTTTATCTTTCGCTCTATGATTCCCACTGTGACTGTTTAGAGGAAGAAAGACTGAGTGTGTGATTAATGTGCTGAGACGGCcccactccagtcctggggggcctgcTGTATTACCTAAGCGTGATGTAAGCGTCAGAAGCAAAGGGCCCAGTTAGcagcaagctgcccccccccccccccccaatcaaagGTGTCAATACAGAGATTACACAGAGCGCAGGTGATGCAACAGCCTGACCTCTTGCATGTGCTGAGAGCAGGGAAGGTAGGATCAGGTGCAGAGAGGCAGAAATGGGTGTGGGGAGTTTCTCTGTGTACATCCTTCATGGGGGGTGAGCTATTAGAGAAGCTCGTGGTACTCAAGGTCTGAAGGCCTAGCGAAGGTAAAACAAGAAATCTGACTGTAGTTTTCATTTATAAAGAAACTcatgaaaaaataaactgagAAAAACAGAGGCCAGATGATGAAGGTGAAGGACTGACAGGGAACCACCACATCCTGGGTGTAACTTTCCCATCCTTGGATTTTACTAAATGTTGGCTTGGAATTACAGGTGTCTTATGATGCACGTTTATGCTGATTGGCTACCAAAGAATGTGCAGTATATGCTGATTGGTCTCTGGAATCAGGAGGGCGCAAGAAAGAGCTAATGGGCTCTTCTCCTTTGTCATCAAAgccccgcccacacacacacacgtctgcTTTGTGTTGCACTGCAGACTgttgaataaatacatttatctgGTAGAATGTTATGAAGAACTTAAAATGTCCACATCCCTGGGAGAGAGAGATTTCAGGAAGGCCTGAGAGGAGATAAAGAGCAGGGAGCTGGTCAGTAACAGCAGGCAGCTGTCGGGTGGCCTGGGccaataccccaatatttattacaataaggacataagaacataagataTTTACAAACGAttgggggccattcggcccatcaataAAACCACAATATTTGAAAATTTTCCAATACTGTGCTGTCAgaatatattatacaaaatactttatttcttgttatgctatcctgacctgattgcaattaaagcttgtgtcacttcatttgtccacgtATCCattgttattaatttaattattatttttttacatctgTGGTATAATAGGTCAATGGGAAAAATCCCATTACTAACAAGTCAAAAGAAGCCATATCGCCACCTATTGTAGCGGAGTTGAACATACTTTGGTCATTAAATTGATTCCCGTCCCATGCATGCATACTGGGACGAGGACAGTAGTCCGATTTAATGGCGTAGTCGAGGTATAACTGTAGCTTgacttagctgtgcatgtaaacgtatAGCAGCCCTAATGAGCAGTCTTTGGTACCAGAGCCAGACATTCCGGACCTGTCGTCGATTTAAGATTACCACTATCTGCGTCTGGACCACCCTACACATGGGCCTCACAGCATCGGCCGCTAGCGCCGAGAGTCGCCAGGGGGTGTTGGTGTGGGGTGCTGTAAGGCTGGCTTCTGCTACACCAGCTCACCACCTGTACTGCAGCCCCGCCCCTTTCAGCCCCGCCCCTTTGCCTAgtaaaatggtaaatggactgcatttatatagcgcttgtctactcttacgagtactcaaagcacttcacGATTtgtgcctcacattcacccatccacacgccggtggcagaggctgccatgcaaggtgccaacctgcacaccgggagcaatggggggttcagtgtcttgct
This window of the Paramormyrops kingsleyae isolate MSU_618 chromosome 19, PKINGS_0.4, whole genome shotgun sequence genome carries:
- the LOC140581106 gene encoding trace amine-associated receptor 13c-like — protein: MNISLELETYQYCYPAANGTCVKSSYSGFARFALYMIFVSGMTMTITGNLVVIISIAHFKQLHTPTNMLVMSLALVDLLLGVVVMPFSMIRSVEGCWYFGDSFCSLHSTYDLFLSCVSVFHLISIAVDRYQAVCNPLRYHDTVTIPVAWLMVALSWAAAASYSCGLLYSKGSVTGLDEYITSINCLGSCILLVNAQWSTPNTVIGFFLPCSVMIGLYAKIFLVARQHVRQLGDMNQQPRFKQKNGKRKTHSSERKAAKTLGIVVGAFILCWMPFFVTSILDPYIDFATPPVLYEVFFWLGYFNSTLNPIIYGLFYPWFQKTLKLIISLKIFAAHSSNTKVFSES
- the LOC140581124 gene encoding trace amine-associated receptor 13c-like, with amino-acid sequence MNISLELETYQYCYPAVNGTCVKSSYSGFARFALYVFFVSGMTVTITGNLVVIISIAHFKQLHTPTNMLVMSLALADLLLGAVVMPFSMIRSVEGCWYFGDTFCSLHSTVDIFLSNVSIFHLTSIAVDRYQAVCNPLRYHDTLTIPVAWLMVALSWAAAASYSYGLLYSKGSVTGLDGYITSINCLGSCILLLNVLWSTLNTLIGFFLPCSIIVGLYAKIFLIARQHVRQLGGTSQQPCFKQENGKRKTHSSERKAAKTLGIVVGAFILCWMPFFVTSVLDPYTDFATPPVLYEGFIWLGYFNSTLNPIIYGLFYPWFQKSLKLIISLKIFAAHSSNTNVFS